A window of the Vigna angularis cultivar LongXiaoDou No.4 chromosome 3, ASM1680809v1, whole genome shotgun sequence genome harbors these coding sequences:
- the LOC108325175 gene encoding heavy metal-associated isoprenylated plant protein 39, with amino-acid sequence MKKVVLKVDVHEDKIKQKAMKAVSGISGVESVSVDMKDKKLTLTGDIDPVQVVAKLRKFCHTEIVSVGAVKEEKKEEPKKDDKKKEDEKKDSTKEIVPDPLKFYQTYGYYYQMKPQYNPYYSAISVEEDPNGCVIV; translated from the exons ATGAAG AAAGTTGTGTTGAAGGTGGATGTACATGAAGACAAAATCAAGCAAAAAGCAATGAAGGCTGTCTCTGGAATTTCAg GTGTGGAGTCAGTTTCTGTGGACATGAAAGACAAGAAATTAACCTTAACGGGGGACATTGATCCAGTACAAGTAGTTGCCAAGCTAAGGAAGTTCTGTCACACAGAAATAGTTTCTGTTGGAGCagtgaaagaggaaaaaaaggAAGAACCTAAAAAGGATGATAAAAAGaaggaagatgaaaagaaagattCCACAAAAGAAATTGTTCCAGATCCACTCAAGTTCTATCAAACTTACGGCTATTATTATCAGATGAAACCACAGTACAATCCATATTACAGTGCCATAAGTGTGGAAGAAGATCCCAATGGTTGTGTTATTGTCTAA
- the LOC108325259 gene encoding heavy metal-associated isoprenylated plant protein 39 — protein sequence MKKVVLKVDVNEDKIKQKAMKAVSGISGVESVSVDMKEKKLTLIGDIDPVQVVAKLRKFCHADIVSVGPAKEEKKEEPKKDDKKKEEKKDSTKEIVLDPLKFHQTYGYYYQMKPQYNPYYSAISAEEDPNGCVIV from the exons ATGAAG AAAGTTGTGTTGAAGGTGGATGTAAATGAAGACAAAATCAAGCAAAAGGCTATGAAAGCTGTCTCCGGCATTTCAg GTGTGGAGTCAGTTTCTGTGGACATGAAAGAGAAGAAATTGACCTTAATCGGGGACATTGATCCAGTACAAGTAGTTGCCAAGCTAAGGAAGTTCTGTCACGCTGACATAGTTTCTGTTGGACCTgcaaaagaggaaaagaaagaagaacctAAAAAGGATgataaaaagaaggaagaaaagaaagattctACAAAAGAAATTGTTCTAGACCCACTCAAATTCCATCAAACGTATGGTTACTATTATCAGATGAAACCACAATACAATCCGTATTACAGCGCCATAAGTGCGGAAGAGGATCCTAATGGCTGTGTCATTGTCTAA
- the LOC108325260 gene encoding heavy metal-associated isoprenylated plant protein 39-like, protein MNKVVLQVELLDDKTKKKAMKAVSKISGVESVSMEMKEQKLTLIGDMDAVVVVEKLRKLCYTEILSYGPAKVEKKENKKEKEPEKKNIDQTQNIADILKTYETYHNHYHYTSHVEENPNACVIC, encoded by the exons ATGAAT AAAGTTGTGCTACAGGTGGAACTGCTGGATgacaaaactaagaaaaaagcCATGAAGGCAGTCTCCAAAATTTCAG GAGTTGAATCAGTGTCAATGGAGATGAAGGAGCAGAAATTAACCTTAATTGGAGACATGGACGCTGTGGTTGTAGTGGAGAAGCTGAGGAAGCTGTGTTACACCGAGATACTCTCTTATGGACCCGCCAAGgtagagaaaaaggaaaataaaaaagagaaggagCCGGAGAAGAAGAATATAGATCAAACTCAGAATATTGCTGATATTTTGAAGACCTACGAAACCTACCATAACCATTATCATTACACTAGTCACGTTGAAGAGAATCCTAATGCGTGTGTGATTTGCTAA
- the LOC108325600 gene encoding uncharacterized protein LOC108325600, with the protein MGNCFFGAMSDPHAAIKVITSNGGIMEFSAPVTVSFITNEFPGHAIFRSHDLFWKPLSQFEELEAGQSYYLLPLTNTNTNTNTTNNNNIDIPCGVGENVNVVRQGHVRSHSVPTTSCPALYRMSLDYQHHHQGMGLLKRSSIEAFSGRSSGNSSCNINGGVGGSSRFWKVKLVITPEQLLDILAQEARTKELLESVRMVAKCGDASAAGMISDQWSLSSTSWSISSKIDALVGI; encoded by the coding sequence ATGGGAAACTGCTTCTTTGGGGCCATGTCAGATCCTCATGCAGCAATCAAAGTCATAACATCAAACGGTGGAATCATGGAATTCAGTGCTCCGGTAACCGTCAGTTTCATCACCAACGAGTTCCCAGGGCATGCCATATTCAGAAGCCACGACCTCTTTTGGAAACCACTCAGCCAATTCGAAGAGTTGGAGGCAGGTCAGTCTTACTATCTGCTACCACTcaccaacaccaacaccaacaccaacaccaccaacaacaacaacatagACATCCCATGTGGTGTTGGTGAAAATGTAAACGTTGTGAGACAAGGGCATGTCAGATCTCACAGTGTCCCTACAACCTCCTGCCCTGCCTTGTATAGAATGTCCTTGGACTACCAGCACCACCACCAGGGAATGGGGTTGCTGAAGAGATCCTCCATTGAAGCCTTCTCTGGCAGAAGCAGTGGTAATAGTAGCTGCAACATTAATGGTGGTGTTGGTGGTAGCAGTAGGTTTTGGAAAGTGAAGCTGGTGATCACCCCAGAACAGTTGCTTGATATTTTGGCACAAGAGGCTCGCACGAAGGAGTTGCTAGAGAGTGTAAGGATGGTAGCAAAATGTGGGGATGCTTCAGCTGCAGGTATGATTTCTGATCAGTGGAGTCTTTCCAGCACCAGTTGGAGCATTTCCTCTAAGATTGATGCCTTGGTAGGCATTTAA
- the LOC108325097 gene encoding protein SAR DEFICIENT 4 produces the protein MAATNKDETSIPNASSSPIFISADSLCSILTHQTLINHFRSTLPQASAILQTTIRQHYPLSSSSSLLLMPCWSSSPSLPYVGVKLVTHFPQNSALNLPGVQGSYVLFSSTTGQTLASMDSTELTLYRTSCVSGLASKYLARQDSEVLVMVGAGALAPHLIKAHLSAVPSLRKVFIWNRTVEKATTLADKLKENEEFAGVSFEGCGCLDEVVGLGDIVSCATNSEKPLVKGERLKAGAHLDLVGSFKPSMMECDDEAIRRGRVFVDNEAAIVEAGELVGAFERGVIKKDEVGGCLVELVRGDKIGRTSSDHITVFKSVGSAVVDMIAAQLVYETYIRS, from the coding sequence ATGGCTGCCACCAACAAAGACGAAACCAGCATCCCCAATgcatcttcttctccgatcTTCATATCCGCAGATAGCTTATGCAGTATCCTCACCCACCAAACTCTGATAAACCATTTCCGATCAACACTCCCTCAAGCCTCAGCCATTCTCCAAACCACAATTCGCCAACACTAccctctctcttcttcttcctcccttCTCCTCATGCCCTGTTGGTCCTCTTCCCCGTCTCTCCCTTACGTCGGCGTCAAACTTGTCACCCATTTTCCGCAAAACTCCGCTCTCAATTTACCCGGCGTGCAGGGAAGCTATGTCCTTTTCAGTTCCACCACTGGCCAAACACTAGCTTCCATGGATTCCACCGAACTCACCCTTTACCGAACCTCATGCGTGTCTGGCTTGGCTTCCAAATACCTAGCCAGACAGGACAGCGAGGTTCTGGTTATGGTTGGCGCGGGTGCCCTGGCACCGCACTTGATTAAAGCCCATCTTTCCGCCGTACCCAGTTTGAGAAAAGTCTTCATCTGGAACAGAACTGTGGAAAAGGCAACCACTTTGGCCGACAAACTTAAGGAAAATGAGGAGTTTGCTGGGGTGAGTTTTGAGGGTTGTGGGTGTTTGGACGAGGTTGTCGGATTGGGGGACATTGTGAGTTGTGCGACGAATTCCGAGAAACCCCTTGTGAAGGGGGAGAGGTTGAAGGCTGGGGCTCATTTGGATTTGGTGGGTTCCTTCAAGCCTTCGATGATGGAGTGTGATGACGAAGCCATAAGGAGGGGAAGGGTGTTCGTTGACAATGAGGCCGCGATAGTTGAAGCAGGGGAGCTGGTGGGGGCTTTTGAGAGAGGGGTCATCAAGAAAGATGAGGTTGGAGGGTGTTTGGTGGAGCTTGTGAGAGGTGACAAGATTGGGAGAACCAGTTCTGACCACATAACTGTGTTCAAGTCTGTTGGATCTGCTGTTGTAGATATGATCGCTGCACAGTTGGTGTATGAGACTTACATAAGGAGCTAG